tttttttccttgttttcCAGAATACGGTTTAACAACATGTTAACTAATCGATTACGATAAATTGGATCGgattttgcagttttttttttcttctgcagtACCTCGACCTCGACGTGACATGAGCGTGAAAGGGGTTCaagaatctgttttcttttataagggctcaaatcttttattttggcttTTTGACCCCATATTGTAGGGTGGATCTCGAAAGATATGAAGATCTCCCTCCAAACCGTACATACGACTTTCATCATCGAATACGGCTTTCCACAGAATTCTATATGTATCTATGAAATCGAGTATGGAATTCTGTTTACTACTCACTTTAAAATTGAGTATCCGTTTCCCTCCTTTTCCTTATCCTGGATTTGGAATCCTGTATTTTACATATCCATACGATTGAGTCCTTGGGTTTTTCCGAAATAGTGTAAAAATAAGTGCTTCGAATCATTGCTATTTGACCCGGACCTGTTTCTAAAAAGTCGAGGCATTTCGAATTGTTTGTTGACACGGACAAAGTCAGGGAAAACCTCTGAAATTATTTCAATATTGAACCTTGGACATATAAGAGTTCCGAATTGAATCTCTTTTGAAAGAAGATCTTTTGTCTCATGGTAGCCTGCTTCAGTCCCCTTACGAAACTTTCGTTATTGGGTTAGCCATACACTTCACATGTTTCTAGCGATTCACATGGCATCATCAAATGATACAAGTCTTGGATAAGAATCTACAACGCACTAGAACGCCCTTGTTGACGATCCTTTACTCCGACAGCATCTAGGGTTCCTCGAACAATGTGATATCTCACACCGGGTAATCCTTAACCCTCCCCTTCCTTACTAGACTACAGAATTTCTTGTAAATTAATGGCCAATACCAGGTATATAAGCAGTGATTTAAATCCCGAGGCTCATATACTAACGTAATCTACTTTCAATCCGGTACTCTGGCAACTTTACGTAAGGCAAGTTATTGTGGTTTGGTTTTTTGGGGGTGATAGTGGAAAAGTTGACAGATAAGTCACCCTTACTGCCACTCTACAGAACCGGACATGAGATTTTCACCTCATACGGCTCCTCGTTCAATTCTTTCGAAGTCATTGGGGTCCCTTTCCTCCTCGTTCGCGAATCTCCTCCGTCCCGAAGAGTAACTAGGATAACTCGGTCACGTTTTCATGTTCCAATTGAACACTTTCATTTttgattattctcaaaggataaGATTATTCTTTTTACCAAACATCTGCGGGTCCAATCACACGATCTTATAATAAGAACAAGAGATCTTTCTCGATCAATCTCTTTGCCCTCATTCTTCGAGAATCAGAAGAGACTTTTTCAAGTTTGAATTTGTTCATTTGTAATCTGGGTTCTTCTACttactttcatttttatttacttattatttctttattttccctctcttttctttatttgatttctttttgattttattcCCTTCCATCATTCTTAAGTCCCATAGGTTTGATCCTATAGAATCTGACCCATGTTCTCATTGAGCGAAGGGTACGAAATAattcaatcatattttttttttgatcaaaaaaaaatcactatgtGAAAtctcttcgttttttttttttttttctctttctctatcgCTTTCCCATAAGTACAGCACTTGTTGAATCGATAGAGAACCTTTTCTTCTGTATCGATATGAATCCATTATGAATCGATATTATTACATTCCAATTCCTTACCAATATCCCTCAAGGAAAATCCCGAATTGGATCCCAAATTGACGGGTTAGTGTGAGCTTATCCATGCGGTTATGCACTCTTCGAATAGGAAAttcattttctgaaagatccTGGCTTTCGTGCTTTGGCGGGTCTCCGAGATCCTTTCGACGACCTATGTTGTGTTGAAGGGATATCTAGATGATCCGATCGATTGCGTAAAGCCCGCAGTAGCAACGGAACCGGGGAAAGTATACATAAGTATAGACAGAAAGACAGttcttttctattatattaggATTTTCTATTCTATTAGATTAGTGTTAGTTAGTGATCTTGGCGCAGTGAGTCCTTTCTTCTCGGTCCACAGAGACAAAATGTAGGACTGGTGCCAACAGTTAATCACGGAAGAAAGGAGGCTCAGCGGGAAGAGGATTGTACCATAGAAGCAAGGAGGTCAACCTCTTTCCAATAGATAACATGAATTCTGGCAATGCAATGTAGTTGGGCTTTCATGTTGATCCGAATGAATCATCTTTTCGCGGAGTGAAATCTTTGCCTGCTAGGCAAGATTATAGGATAGCAAGTTACAAATTCTGTTCGGTAGGATGTATTTCTATTACTATGAAATTCATAAATGAAATAGTTAATCGTGGGGTTaccattctctctttttttttttttatctcgcaCGTGTTCCTAAGAAAAGggaatttgttaatttttcggGGTCTTAAAGGGGCGTGGAAACACATAAGAACTCTTGAATGGAAATGGAAAAGAGATGTAACTCCAGTTCCTTTGGAAATAGGAAGATCTTTGGCGCAAGATAAAGGATTAATCCGTATCATCTTGACTTGGTTctgatttctctattttttgaagtttaagaaAAGAATACCGTTTCTCCTACCCGTATCGAATAGAACATGCTGAGTAAAATCTTCTTCATGTAAAACCGGCTTGATTTAGATCGGGAGAATCGTACGGTTTTATGAAACCATGTGCTATGGCTCGAATCCGTAGTCCAATCCTATTTCCGATAGGAGTAGTTGACAATTGAATCCAACTTTTTccattattttcatttcatacCCGTAATAGTGCGAAAGGAAAGCCCGGCTCCAATCCAAGTTGTTCAAGAATAGTGGCCTTGAGTTTCTCGACCCTTTGACTTAGGATTAGTCAGTTCTATTTCTTGATGGGGGAAGGGATATAACTCAGCGGTAGAGTGTCACCTTGACGTGGTGGAAGTCATCAGTTCGAGCCTGATTATCCCTAAACCCAATGAATGtgagtttttctattttgactTGCTCCCTCGCTGTGATCGAATAACCCATGAGCTTATTATCCTAGGTCGGAACAAGTTGATAGGATCCCCTTTTACGCCCCCATGTCCCTCTCGTGTGGCGGCAGGGGGGcgtaaaaaggaaagagagggaTGGGGTTTCTCTCGCTTTTGGCTTGGCATAGCGGGCCCCCAGCAGGAGGCCCGCACGACGGGCTattagctcagtggtagagcgCGCCCCTGATAATTGCGTCGTTGTGCCTGGGCTGTGAGGGCTCTCAGCCACATGGATAGTTCAATGTGCTCATCAGCGCCTGACCCTGAGATGTGGATCATCCAAGGCACATTAGCATGGCGTACTCCTCCTGTTCGAACCGGGGGGTTTGAAACCAAACTTCTCCTCAGGAGGATAGATGGGGCGATTCAGGTGAGATCCAATGTAGATCCAACTTTCTATTCACTCGTGGGATCCGGGCGGTCCGGAGGGGACCACCACGGCTCCTCTCTTCTCGAGAATCCATACATCCCTTATCAGTGTATGGACAGCTATCTCTCGAGCGCAGGTTTAGGTTCGGCCTCAATGGGAAAATAAAATGGAGCACCTAACAACGTATCTTCACAGACCAAGAACTACGAGATCACCCCTTTCATTCTGGGGTGACGGAGGGATCGTACCGTTCGAGCCTTTTTTTCATGCTTTTCCCAGGGGTCTGGAGAAAGCTGCAATCAATAGGATTTTCCTAATCCTCCCTTCCCGAAAGGAAGAACGTGAAATTCTTTTTCCTTTCCGCCTCGAAATGGGAGCAGGTTTGAAAAAGGATCTTAGAGTGTCTAGGGTTAGGCCAGTAGGGTCTCTTAACGccctcttttttcttctcatcgaaGTTATTTCACAAATACTTCCTATGGTAAGGAAGAGGGGGGGAACAAGCACACTTGGAGAGCGCAGTACAACGGAGAGTTGTATGCTGCGTTCGGGAAGGATGAATCGCTCCCGAAAAGGAATCTATTGATTCTCTCCCAATTGGTTGGACCATAGGTGCGATGATTTACTTCACGGGCGAGGTCTCTGGTTCAAATCCAGGATGGCCCAGCTGCGCCAAGGAAAAGAATATAAGAAGGATCTGACTCCTTCATGCATGCTCCACTTGGCTCGGGGGGatatagctcagttggtagagctcCGCTCTTGCAATTGGGTCGTTGCGATTACGGGTTGGGTGTCTAATTGTCCAGGCGGTAATGATAGTATCTTGTACCTGAACCGGTGGCTCACTTTTTCTAAGTAATGGGGAAAAGGACCGAAACATGCCACTGAAAGACTCTACTGAGACAAAGATGGGCTGTCAAGAACGTAGAGGAGGTAGGATGGTCAGTTGGTCAGATCTAGTATGGATCGTACATGGACGGTAGTTGGAGTCGGCGGCTCTCCTAGGGTTCCCTCGTCTGGGATTGATCCCTGGGGAAGAGGATCAAGTTGGCCCTTGCGAACAGCTTGATGCACTATCTCCCTTCAACCCTTTGAGCGAAATGCGGCAAAAGGAAGGAAAATCCATGGACCGACCCCATCGTCTCCACCCCGTAGGAACTACGAGATCACCCCAAGGACGCCTTCGGTATCCAGGGGTCGCGGACCGACCATAGAACCCTGTTCAATAAGTGGAATGCATTAGCTGTCCGCTCGCAGGTTGGGCAGTAAGGGTCGGAGAAGGGCAATCACTCATTCTTAAAACCAGCATTCGAAAGAGTTGGGGCGGAAAAGgggggaaagctctccgttcctGGTTCTCCTGTAGCTGGATCCTCTCGAACCACAAGAATCCTGAGTTGGAATGGGATTCCAACTCATCACCTTTTGAGATTTTGAGAAGAGTTGCTCTTTGGAGAGCACAGTACGATGAAAGTTGTAAGCTGTGTTCGGGGGGGAGTTCTTGTCTATCGTTGGCCTCTATGGTAGAATCAGTCAGGGGCCTGATAGGCGGTGGTTTACCCTGTGGCGGATGTCAGCGGTTCGAGTCCGCTTATCTCCAACTCGTGAACTTAGCCGATACAAAGCTATATGATAGCACCCAATTTTTCCGATTCGGCAGTTCgatctattatttttcattcatgGACGTTGATAAGATCTTTCCATTTAGCAGCACCTTAGTTCAACTCTTTGACAAcatgaaaaaaccaaaaattctgCCCTTCTATCCAAAGGATGGAGGGGCGGAGGCCTTTGGTGTCCACTCCAGTCAAGAATTGGAGCCTCACAATCACTAGCCAATATGCTTTTCTCGCATGCCTTTCTTCGTTCATGGTTCGATATTCTGGTGTCCTAGGCGTAGAGGAACAACACCAATCCATCCCGAACTTGGTGGTTAAACTCTACTGCGGTGACGATACTGTAGGGGAGGTCCTGCGGAAAAAGCTCGACGCCAGGATGATGAAAAGCTTAACACCTCTCATTCTTATTACTTTttcatattgaaaaaaaatgaaaaatgaaaaggtTGTCTTATTCAAAACCCCAATTATGAAATCCCTTCCACTTCACACCCCGGACACCCCGACGCACCGTTCTTATAGAGAGAAAGGCACTTTCACATCTTCTTAACCCGAAATGGCTGGGGAGAGGAAAGGTTCCTTTTTTTGTAGGGTACTCCTGGGAACAGATCCAGTGGAGACGGGGTGGGGCTTGTAGCTCAGAGGATTAGAGCACGTGGCTACGAACCACGGTGTCGGGGGTTCGAATCCCTCCTCGCCCACAACCGGCCCAAAAGGGAAGGACCTTTCCCTCCGGGGGTAGGAAAATCATGCTCGGGATAGCGGACTCAAAGCTATGGAACTTGGTTGGGGATGGGTCTTTTGTCGAAATAGAGTGGAGTggccttcttttttatttgaatttagatatatatatctattatatctatcgcttttttttacatatagtaTGATTACCGGCCGAATCAGCATATTTTTCGAAGCCCCGTAACTCTTCCTCAGCCAGGCTTGGGCAGAATAGCAGAGCAAGTACAAGTATTAGTAGCATAGAAAAAATGCGTTCCTCATCATTAAGTCATTAAATGAATATGTTTGCGCGCGGTAATTGTGAACTCTCGGGAGAATCGATGACTGCATCAAAGATGCACTTGTTAGTACACCTGCAAATTctgaattggctagttgtaaatAGCCCCAGGACTATGGAATAAAGGATTATCCCGGACCTACACCGAGGTATTGACGGTGATTCTCAAATATCACAGAACAGAATGTGATACGATGAGATAGAATGCAATAGAAATTTTTTCGGAAGAAAGGGAGGATCTGGACAAAATCGATGAAATGGAAGAAATCGGAGTGAATGGAAAAGACAAAATTAATAAGGATGATGAATTCCACGTTCGAACATACTATAACTATAAAACAGTTTCTGAAAATCGAGATGGaaataaaaattctaatttagaattt
Above is a genomic segment from Brassica napus cultivar Da-Ae chromosome C9 unlocalized genomic scaffold, Da-Ae chrC09_Random_62, whole genome shotgun sequence containing:
- the LOC125595164 gene encoding uncharacterized protein ycf68, whose protein sequence is MDSSMCSSAPDPEMWIIQGTLAWRTPPVRTGGFETKLLLRRIDGAIQVRSNVDPTFYSLVGSGRSGGDHHGSSLLENPYIPYQCMDSYLSSAGLGSASMGK